A portion of the Streptomyces sp. YPW6 genome contains these proteins:
- a CDS encoding ATP-binding protein, with translation MSELTDEGSRLPDSDPEAAGVRSPGPEGDRVRITGPLKARGARAEVSRLLAGAAGERCLNDALLVVSELISNADRHGGGLREFAAGVEDGHLWLEVADHSDVLPESAAHDPLVPGGFGWSLVRRLSADARIRPRTNQDEPGKTIVVSLRLE, from the coding sequence ATGTCCGAGCTGACGGACGAGGGCTCCCGCCTTCCGGACTCTGATCCCGAGGCCGCTGGCGTACGGAGCCCGGGGCCGGAGGGGGATCGCGTACGGATCACCGGCCCGCTGAAGGCCCGCGGGGCGCGCGCGGAGGTGAGCCGGCTGCTGGCCGGTGCGGCCGGTGAGAGGTGTCTCAACGACGCGCTGCTGGTCGTCTCGGAACTGATCTCCAACGCCGACCGGCACGGGGGCGGGCTGCGGGAGTTCGCCGCGGGCGTCGAGGACGGGCACCTGTGGCTGGAGGTGGCCGATCACAGTGACGTGCTGCCGGAGAGTGCCGCCCACGATCCCCTGGTCCCGGGGGGCTTCGGCTGGTCGCTGGTGCGGCGGTTGTCCGCCGACGCGCGGATCAGGCCCCGGACGAATCAGGATGAGCCGGG